One Tachysurus vachellii isolate PV-2020 chromosome 8, HZAU_Pvac_v1, whole genome shotgun sequence genomic window carries:
- the fign gene encoding fidgetin isoform X3 has product MQWNPEHAQWAEQHFDISSTTRSPAHKAEAYRGHLQRTYQYAWANDDISALTASNLLKKYAEKYSGILEGPSERALLCSYSESAPGLLNGRKSESEVWQEGIYPMNCTADVISASKVVVPAALPSADSAANIGSSSGVASSLSEPSYSSSSCGSHTPAALHSGIPSQEFASGYNGTYLHSTYSGGQNTPALPSPHPSPLHSSGLLQPPPPPPPPPPTLVPSYNAGSPNLSSYNYPPTAYTPQASVAPGYSPGGAPAPSAYLPSGIAAPTPLPPSTIPGYSYQSHNHAPIAPTPLNGSSANSLKRKAFYMTGQGDLDSSYGNFSYNQQRSTQSPMYRMPDSNLADSSRGNGFDRNADTTSLPFKPTKQPMSSDQQRKFSSQSGRAITPPSYGASKGSMGSVRSGESFGKFSSPVMNEHNEEHRQHLPHSIGAVPSSGHPAEEQLKNSDSSLVEMVTTEVLQQMPPVDWSDIVGLELVKATIKEEVLWPILRPDMFSGLSPLPRSILFFGPQGTGRTLLARCVASQLGAAFLQLSGSALVSKWLGEGEKVVQASFLVARCRQPSVIFVSDVDLLLSPQLNEESPVNRIKSELLLQLDGVLSSTEDHVLVICSTSKPEEIDEALRRYFVKRLLIPLPDTSARHQLISQVLSQHNYCLSDKEVALLVQRTEGFSGLDLVRLCQEAIVGPLHSMPGTELSGIMSGQMRPLSYQDFENVFCKIQPSISQKELDTYTEWNKMFGCSQ; this is encoded by the coding sequence ATGCAGTGGAACCCAGAGCATGCACAGTGGGCAGAGCAGCACTTCGACATCTCCTCAACGACCCGCTCACCAGCCCACAAAGCTGAGGCATATCGCGGGCACCTGCAGAGGACCTACCAGTATGCATGGGCCAACGATGACATCTCTGCTCTCACCGCCTCCAACCTCCTGAAGAAATATGCTGAAAAGTACTCTGGGATCCTGGAGGGTCCCAGTGAGAGGGCACTGCTGTGCTCATATTCAGAGAGTGCCCCAGGACTTCTTAACGGACGCAAGTCCGAAAGCGAAGTATGGCAAGAGGGCATCTACCCCATGAACTGCACCGCAGATGTGATATCTGCAAGCAAGGTTGTAGTGCCAGCTGCTTTACCATCAGCAGACAGTGCAGCCAACATTGGCAGCTCATCAGGGGTGGCAAGCAGCCTGAGTGAACCCAGCTACTCCAGTAGCAGTTGTGGGAGCCATACGCCTGCTGCCCTGCACTCGGGGATCCCTTCTCAGGAGTTTGCGAGTGGCTACAATGGCACTTACCTGCATTCCACCTATAGTGGTGGGCAAAATACCCCAGCCCTACCTTCCCCACATCCCTCACCATTGCACAGCAGTGGGCTTCTTCAGCCTCCTccaccccctcctcctcctcctccgacACTGGTGCCTAGCTATAATGCAGGTTCGCCTAACCTCTCCAGTTACAACTACCCTCCTACAGCATATACCCCCCAGGCTTCTGTTGCTCCAGGCTACAGCCCTGGAGGAGCCCCCGCTCCATCAGCCTACTTGCCCTCAGGCATTGCAGCTCCCACTCCACTACCCCCCTCTACCATTCCCGGCTATTCCTACCAGTCCCACAACCATGCGCCTATTGCACCAACACCTTTGAATGGCAGCTCAGCCAACTCACTGAAAAGAAAAGCTTTCTACATGACAGGACAAGGAGACCTGGACTCCAGTTATGGAAATTTCAGTTACAACCAACAGCGCTCAACTCAAAGTCCTATGTACAGAATGCCAGATAGCAACCTTGCTGACTCAAGCAGAGGGAATGGATTTGACAGAAATGCTGATACCACGTCTTTGCCATTTAAGCCTACAAAGCAGCCAATGTCCTCAGATCAACAGCGTAAATTCAGCAGTCAGTCTGGCAGAGCTATCACCCCTCCATCCTATGGTGCATCCAAAGGTTCCATGGGGTCAGTGAGATCAGGCGAGTCTTTCGGAAAGTTCAGTTCACCTGTTATGAATGAGCACAACGAGGAGCACAGACAGCACTTGCCACATTCCATTGGCGCAGTTCCCTCAAGTGGCCACCCAGCTGAAGAGCAGCTAAAAAATAGTGACTCCAGCTTGGTAGAGATGGTCACCACAGAGGTCCTCCAGCAGATGCCCCCTGTTGACTGGAGTGACATTGTTGGGCTGGAGCTGGTCAAGGCTACTATTAAAGAGGAGGTTTTGTGGCCCATCCTGAGGCCAGACATGTTCAGTGGTCTGTCACCGTTACCACGCAGCATCCTTTTCTTTGGACCTCAGGGCACTGGGCGGACATTGCTGGCACGCTGTGTGGCTAGCCAGCTGGGTGCTGCATTCCTTCAGCTCAGTGGATCAGCACTAGTTAGTAAGTGGCTGGGGGAGGGCGAGAAGGTGGTGCAGGCTTCATTTCTTGTAGCTCGCTGCCGACAACCTTCAGTAATATTTGTTAGTGATGTAGATCTCTTACTCTCACCACAGCTAAATGAGGAAAGCCCAGTAAATCGTATAAAGAGTGAACTTCTCCTTCAACTGGATGGAGTGCTCAGCTCAACAGAAGACCATGTCTTGGTCATCTGTTCCACTAGCAAGCCTGAAGAAATAGATGAAGCTCTGCGTAGGTACTTTGTTAAGAGGCTGCTCATCCCACTCCCAGACACCTCAGCACGACACCAACTCATCAGTCAGGTGCTCTCCCAGCACAACTACTGCCTCAGTGATAAAGAGGTAGCACTGCTTGTCCAACGGACAGAGGGATTCTCGGGGTTAGACCTGGTACGTCTTTGCCAGGAAGCCATTGTCGGACCCTTGCACAGCATGCCTGGCACAGAACTGTCTGGAATCATGTCAGGGCAGATGAGGCCACTATCTTACCAAGACTTTGAAAATGTCTTTTGCAAAATCCAACCCAGCATATCACAGAAAGAACTGGACACATACACTGAGTGGAACAAAATGTTTGGCTGTAGTCAGTGA
- the fign gene encoding fidgetin isoform X1: protein MRLFKFRSDIQYPQSSTYFISHRTGLKMQWNPEHAQWAEQHFDISSTTRSPAHKAEAYRGHLQRTYQYAWANDDISALTASNLLKKYAEKYSGILEGPSERALLCSYSESAPGLLNGRKSESEVWQEGIYPMNCTADVISASKVVVPAALPSADSAANIGSSSGVASSLSEPSYSSSSCGSHTPAALHSGIPSQEFASGYNGTYLHSTYSGGQNTPALPSPHPSPLHSSGLLQPPPPPPPPPPTLVPSYNAGSPNLSSYNYPPTAYTPQASVAPGYSPGGAPAPSAYLPSGIAAPTPLPPSTIPGYSYQSHNHAPIAPTPLNGSSANSLKRKAFYMTGQGDLDSSYGNFSYNQQRSTQSPMYRMPDSNLADSSRGNGFDRNADTTSLPFKPTKQPMSSDQQRKFSSQSGRAITPPSYGASKGSMGSVRSGESFGKFSSPVMNEHNEEHRQHLPHSIGAVPSSGHPAEEQLKNSDSSLVEMVTTEVLQQMPPVDWSDIVGLELVKATIKEEVLWPILRPDMFSGLSPLPRSILFFGPQGTGRTLLARCVASQLGAAFLQLSGSALVSKWLGEGEKVVQASFLVARCRQPSVIFVSDVDLLLSPQLNEESPVNRIKSELLLQLDGVLSSTEDHVLVICSTSKPEEIDEALRRYFVKRLLIPLPDTSARHQLISQVLSQHNYCLSDKEVALLVQRTEGFSGLDLVRLCQEAIVGPLHSMPGTELSGIMSGQMRPLSYQDFENVFCKIQPSISQKELDTYTEWNKMFGCSQ, encoded by the coding sequence GCTTAAAGATGCAGTGGAACCCAGAGCATGCACAGTGGGCAGAGCAGCACTTCGACATCTCCTCAACGACCCGCTCACCAGCCCACAAAGCTGAGGCATATCGCGGGCACCTGCAGAGGACCTACCAGTATGCATGGGCCAACGATGACATCTCTGCTCTCACCGCCTCCAACCTCCTGAAGAAATATGCTGAAAAGTACTCTGGGATCCTGGAGGGTCCCAGTGAGAGGGCACTGCTGTGCTCATATTCAGAGAGTGCCCCAGGACTTCTTAACGGACGCAAGTCCGAAAGCGAAGTATGGCAAGAGGGCATCTACCCCATGAACTGCACCGCAGATGTGATATCTGCAAGCAAGGTTGTAGTGCCAGCTGCTTTACCATCAGCAGACAGTGCAGCCAACATTGGCAGCTCATCAGGGGTGGCAAGCAGCCTGAGTGAACCCAGCTACTCCAGTAGCAGTTGTGGGAGCCATACGCCTGCTGCCCTGCACTCGGGGATCCCTTCTCAGGAGTTTGCGAGTGGCTACAATGGCACTTACCTGCATTCCACCTATAGTGGTGGGCAAAATACCCCAGCCCTACCTTCCCCACATCCCTCACCATTGCACAGCAGTGGGCTTCTTCAGCCTCCTccaccccctcctcctcctcctccgacACTGGTGCCTAGCTATAATGCAGGTTCGCCTAACCTCTCCAGTTACAACTACCCTCCTACAGCATATACCCCCCAGGCTTCTGTTGCTCCAGGCTACAGCCCTGGAGGAGCCCCCGCTCCATCAGCCTACTTGCCCTCAGGCATTGCAGCTCCCACTCCACTACCCCCCTCTACCATTCCCGGCTATTCCTACCAGTCCCACAACCATGCGCCTATTGCACCAACACCTTTGAATGGCAGCTCAGCCAACTCACTGAAAAGAAAAGCTTTCTACATGACAGGACAAGGAGACCTGGACTCCAGTTATGGAAATTTCAGTTACAACCAACAGCGCTCAACTCAAAGTCCTATGTACAGAATGCCAGATAGCAACCTTGCTGACTCAAGCAGAGGGAATGGATTTGACAGAAATGCTGATACCACGTCTTTGCCATTTAAGCCTACAAAGCAGCCAATGTCCTCAGATCAACAGCGTAAATTCAGCAGTCAGTCTGGCAGAGCTATCACCCCTCCATCCTATGGTGCATCCAAAGGTTCCATGGGGTCAGTGAGATCAGGCGAGTCTTTCGGAAAGTTCAGTTCACCTGTTATGAATGAGCACAACGAGGAGCACAGACAGCACTTGCCACATTCCATTGGCGCAGTTCCCTCAAGTGGCCACCCAGCTGAAGAGCAGCTAAAAAATAGTGACTCCAGCTTGGTAGAGATGGTCACCACAGAGGTCCTCCAGCAGATGCCCCCTGTTGACTGGAGTGACATTGTTGGGCTGGAGCTGGTCAAGGCTACTATTAAAGAGGAGGTTTTGTGGCCCATCCTGAGGCCAGACATGTTCAGTGGTCTGTCACCGTTACCACGCAGCATCCTTTTCTTTGGACCTCAGGGCACTGGGCGGACATTGCTGGCACGCTGTGTGGCTAGCCAGCTGGGTGCTGCATTCCTTCAGCTCAGTGGATCAGCACTAGTTAGTAAGTGGCTGGGGGAGGGCGAGAAGGTGGTGCAGGCTTCATTTCTTGTAGCTCGCTGCCGACAACCTTCAGTAATATTTGTTAGTGATGTAGATCTCTTACTCTCACCACAGCTAAATGAGGAAAGCCCAGTAAATCGTATAAAGAGTGAACTTCTCCTTCAACTGGATGGAGTGCTCAGCTCAACAGAAGACCATGTCTTGGTCATCTGTTCCACTAGCAAGCCTGAAGAAATAGATGAAGCTCTGCGTAGGTACTTTGTTAAGAGGCTGCTCATCCCACTCCCAGACACCTCAGCACGACACCAACTCATCAGTCAGGTGCTCTCCCAGCACAACTACTGCCTCAGTGATAAAGAGGTAGCACTGCTTGTCCAACGGACAGAGGGATTCTCGGGGTTAGACCTGGTACGTCTTTGCCAGGAAGCCATTGTCGGACCCTTGCACAGCATGCCTGGCACAGAACTGTCTGGAATCATGTCAGGGCAGATGAGGCCACTATCTTACCAAGACTTTGAAAATGTCTTTTGCAAAATCCAACCCAGCATATCACAGAAAGAACTGGACACATACACTGAGTGGAACAAAATGTTTGGCTGTAGTCAGTGA
- the fign gene encoding fidgetin isoform X2 produces the protein MISSTALDGLKMQWNPEHAQWAEQHFDISSTTRSPAHKAEAYRGHLQRTYQYAWANDDISALTASNLLKKYAEKYSGILEGPSERALLCSYSESAPGLLNGRKSESEVWQEGIYPMNCTADVISASKVVVPAALPSADSAANIGSSSGVASSLSEPSYSSSSCGSHTPAALHSGIPSQEFASGYNGTYLHSTYSGGQNTPALPSPHPSPLHSSGLLQPPPPPPPPPPTLVPSYNAGSPNLSSYNYPPTAYTPQASVAPGYSPGGAPAPSAYLPSGIAAPTPLPPSTIPGYSYQSHNHAPIAPTPLNGSSANSLKRKAFYMTGQGDLDSSYGNFSYNQQRSTQSPMYRMPDSNLADSSRGNGFDRNADTTSLPFKPTKQPMSSDQQRKFSSQSGRAITPPSYGASKGSMGSVRSGESFGKFSSPVMNEHNEEHRQHLPHSIGAVPSSGHPAEEQLKNSDSSLVEMVTTEVLQQMPPVDWSDIVGLELVKATIKEEVLWPILRPDMFSGLSPLPRSILFFGPQGTGRTLLARCVASQLGAAFLQLSGSALVSKWLGEGEKVVQASFLVARCRQPSVIFVSDVDLLLSPQLNEESPVNRIKSELLLQLDGVLSSTEDHVLVICSTSKPEEIDEALRRYFVKRLLIPLPDTSARHQLISQVLSQHNYCLSDKEVALLVQRTEGFSGLDLVRLCQEAIVGPLHSMPGTELSGIMSGQMRPLSYQDFENVFCKIQPSISQKELDTYTEWNKMFGCSQ, from the coding sequence GCTTAAAGATGCAGTGGAACCCAGAGCATGCACAGTGGGCAGAGCAGCACTTCGACATCTCCTCAACGACCCGCTCACCAGCCCACAAAGCTGAGGCATATCGCGGGCACCTGCAGAGGACCTACCAGTATGCATGGGCCAACGATGACATCTCTGCTCTCACCGCCTCCAACCTCCTGAAGAAATATGCTGAAAAGTACTCTGGGATCCTGGAGGGTCCCAGTGAGAGGGCACTGCTGTGCTCATATTCAGAGAGTGCCCCAGGACTTCTTAACGGACGCAAGTCCGAAAGCGAAGTATGGCAAGAGGGCATCTACCCCATGAACTGCACCGCAGATGTGATATCTGCAAGCAAGGTTGTAGTGCCAGCTGCTTTACCATCAGCAGACAGTGCAGCCAACATTGGCAGCTCATCAGGGGTGGCAAGCAGCCTGAGTGAACCCAGCTACTCCAGTAGCAGTTGTGGGAGCCATACGCCTGCTGCCCTGCACTCGGGGATCCCTTCTCAGGAGTTTGCGAGTGGCTACAATGGCACTTACCTGCATTCCACCTATAGTGGTGGGCAAAATACCCCAGCCCTACCTTCCCCACATCCCTCACCATTGCACAGCAGTGGGCTTCTTCAGCCTCCTccaccccctcctcctcctcctccgacACTGGTGCCTAGCTATAATGCAGGTTCGCCTAACCTCTCCAGTTACAACTACCCTCCTACAGCATATACCCCCCAGGCTTCTGTTGCTCCAGGCTACAGCCCTGGAGGAGCCCCCGCTCCATCAGCCTACTTGCCCTCAGGCATTGCAGCTCCCACTCCACTACCCCCCTCTACCATTCCCGGCTATTCCTACCAGTCCCACAACCATGCGCCTATTGCACCAACACCTTTGAATGGCAGCTCAGCCAACTCACTGAAAAGAAAAGCTTTCTACATGACAGGACAAGGAGACCTGGACTCCAGTTATGGAAATTTCAGTTACAACCAACAGCGCTCAACTCAAAGTCCTATGTACAGAATGCCAGATAGCAACCTTGCTGACTCAAGCAGAGGGAATGGATTTGACAGAAATGCTGATACCACGTCTTTGCCATTTAAGCCTACAAAGCAGCCAATGTCCTCAGATCAACAGCGTAAATTCAGCAGTCAGTCTGGCAGAGCTATCACCCCTCCATCCTATGGTGCATCCAAAGGTTCCATGGGGTCAGTGAGATCAGGCGAGTCTTTCGGAAAGTTCAGTTCACCTGTTATGAATGAGCACAACGAGGAGCACAGACAGCACTTGCCACATTCCATTGGCGCAGTTCCCTCAAGTGGCCACCCAGCTGAAGAGCAGCTAAAAAATAGTGACTCCAGCTTGGTAGAGATGGTCACCACAGAGGTCCTCCAGCAGATGCCCCCTGTTGACTGGAGTGACATTGTTGGGCTGGAGCTGGTCAAGGCTACTATTAAAGAGGAGGTTTTGTGGCCCATCCTGAGGCCAGACATGTTCAGTGGTCTGTCACCGTTACCACGCAGCATCCTTTTCTTTGGACCTCAGGGCACTGGGCGGACATTGCTGGCACGCTGTGTGGCTAGCCAGCTGGGTGCTGCATTCCTTCAGCTCAGTGGATCAGCACTAGTTAGTAAGTGGCTGGGGGAGGGCGAGAAGGTGGTGCAGGCTTCATTTCTTGTAGCTCGCTGCCGACAACCTTCAGTAATATTTGTTAGTGATGTAGATCTCTTACTCTCACCACAGCTAAATGAGGAAAGCCCAGTAAATCGTATAAAGAGTGAACTTCTCCTTCAACTGGATGGAGTGCTCAGCTCAACAGAAGACCATGTCTTGGTCATCTGTTCCACTAGCAAGCCTGAAGAAATAGATGAAGCTCTGCGTAGGTACTTTGTTAAGAGGCTGCTCATCCCACTCCCAGACACCTCAGCACGACACCAACTCATCAGTCAGGTGCTCTCCCAGCACAACTACTGCCTCAGTGATAAAGAGGTAGCACTGCTTGTCCAACGGACAGAGGGATTCTCGGGGTTAGACCTGGTACGTCTTTGCCAGGAAGCCATTGTCGGACCCTTGCACAGCATGCCTGGCACAGAACTGTCTGGAATCATGTCAGGGCAGATGAGGCCACTATCTTACCAAGACTTTGAAAATGTCTTTTGCAAAATCCAACCCAGCATATCACAGAAAGAACTGGACACATACACTGAGTGGAACAAAATGTTTGGCTGTAGTCAGTGA